A segment of the Corallococcus silvisoli genome:
CGCGCCGGAGGCCCCGGCGCGCGGAGTTTCACCCCTCCTCCTCGCCCGCGAGGCGCATCGCCGCACCGGAGCCACACCGTGACGAAGACTTCCGTCCTCCTGTCCTGGAGGCTGCCGCTGCTCCTGTCGCTGTGGGCGGCGCCGGCGGTGGCGCATTGGGGCATGCCTGACGAGGCGAGCAGCATCAGCGTACGCGGAGGGCACGAGGACGATTGGATCATGGGCGACCCGTCGGGCGCGCTCATCTCCCGAGACCACGGCGCGACGTGGCGGTGGATCTGCCCGGAGGGCATGGGCATCGCCATCTGGCGCCCGGAGCGCTACTTCTGGCTTTCCGGAGGGACGCTGCTCGCCGCCACGGGGAGCGCGCTGGTGCGCTCCGACGATGCCGGCTGCACGTGGACTCCGGATGCCTTCTTCAAGGACACCTGGGTCACGAGTCTGGCCATGCATGCGTCCGACGAGCAGCGTCTCTACGTCAGCACCGGCCGGCCCTCCCTGAGCAACGGGCTCTACCGCTCCGAGGATGGCGGCGGGTCGTGGACACTCGTGCTCCCGCCGACGCTGAACTCCCGCTTCACGTCCATCCGCGTCGCCGCTTCGGATCCGCAGCGCGTCTATGCCTCGGGCCAGGACGTGGACGGCCAGTTCCTCACCCGCAGCGAGGATGGCGGCCAGACCTGGACCCGGCTGCCCCAGCCGCTGACCCGCTTCCAGCTCCCGTACGATCTCGTCCTGCTGCGCGTGAGCGATACCTCGCCCGACGTGCTCTGGGCGCGGGTCTCCGCCCAGGGCCGCGACTCATTGCTCAAGAGCACGGATGGCGGCGCCACGTTGACGCCCGTGATGGACACCTACGAGCGGATCGCCAGCGTGGAGTCCTCCGAGGACGGGCGCACGGTCTGGGTCTCCACCACGACCCGCCTCTTCCGGGGCCACGACGACGAGCCCTTCGTGGAGCTCGCGGAGCCGAACGGAAACGCCTGCTCCCT
Coding sequences within it:
- a CDS encoding WD40/YVTN/BNR-like repeat-containing protein; amino-acid sequence: MTKTSVLLSWRLPLLLSLWAAPAVAHWGMPDEASSISVRGGHEDDWIMGDPSGALISRDHGATWRWICPEGMGIAIWRPERYFWLSGGTLLAATGSALVRSDDAGCTWTPDAFFKDTWVTSLAMHASDEQRLYVSTGRPSLSNGLYRSEDGGGSWTLVLPPTLNSRFTSIRVAASDPQRVYASGQDVDGQFLTRSEDGGQTWTRLPQPLTRFQLPYDLVLLRVSDTSPDVLWARVSAQGRDSLLKSTDGGATLTPVMDTYERIASVESSEDGRTVWVSTTTRLFRGHDDEPFVELAEPNGNACSLKRGGSLYACGASWTGGWALARSADEGTTWEPMFRLSDVKGAHQCPATTPVQQRCPALWPQLAQLFGAPVPGSDAGVEPVTPTPPGEQPPPKDGCAAAPGWVPGALVLVAAAWGRRSRWSFRGRRM